The DNA window AGGCGGTCGCGCGCCCACTGGCCGCGCCAGCTGGCCTGGTATTGCAGCTTGGCCGCGCCCAGCGCGAACGGCTGCGTGAAGCTGGCGTCGGCGCTGACGATGGCCGGGCGCGCGGTACCGTCGCCGAACTCCTCCTCCGGCGCCGCCAGGGTGCCGAACATATGCGTGCCGCGCTTGTAGGTCAGCGCGCCGTCGAGCGTGGCCTCGCCGACGAACTCCTTGTGCGACAGGCTCAGCTCGTAGCCGCCCATCTGGCGCCGTTGCACCTGCACTTCGGTATCGTCAATGAAGTTGTTGCTGCGGCGCTGATACAGGCGCAGCGCCGCCGTGGTCTTGCGCGCGGCGTCGCGGTACAGCACGCGGGCGGCCTTCAGGTCGACATTGCCGCTGGTGCCGCTGTAGATGTAGTTCTGATTGGCGCCGGCGATGGACTGGTAGTAACGGTAGTGGCTGGCATTGAGCGACAGCAGCCAGTAACCGGCCGGCATCGAATAATGCAGCGCGTAGTTGCGGGTGCCATGCTCCGATTCGGCGCCTCCGGCCGGCAGGTCGCGGTTGGCGCTGAAATACATCAGCTCATGCCAGCCGAGTACGTTGTCCAGCGACACGGTGGCGCCGCCCTGGTACTTGCCGGTGGACTTGCCGCCGCTGTCGTCCGCCGACAGGCTCAAGCGCACCGGGAGTGCCTGGCGCCACTTGATCAGCAGATCGCTCTCGCCGGGCAGGTCGCCGGGAACGATATCGATGTCCGCCTCGGCGGTCGGCACCCGCTTGAAGTTTTCCAGCGCCTGTTCGATGTCGCGCAGGTTGAGGATGTCACCCGGCGAAGCGGGCACGGCGTTGCGCCACGACGGTCCCGCCTTATCGGCTGGCGCGGCAAAACGGATGGCGCGGATGCGGCCGGGCACCACCAGCAATTGCAACCGGCCGCCCAGCAAATCCTGTGGCGCGGCCAGCACCCGGGTGGTCACATAGCCGGCCGCGACGAGCGCGTTCTGCACCTTGCCGATGACGGTGTTAATGCCGGCGCTGCCCAGGCAGCGGCCGACCGCATCGTCCGCCGCTTTGAGCGCCCAAGCGAACCGGGCCGCGCCCTCGCCTGACAGCGTGATCTCGCGGATGGGAAAGCACGGCTTTTCGTCGGCGGGATAGGTGGCGCCGGTCACTGCGGGCGCGCGCGGCAGACGCACGTCCGGCCGCTTTTCCTCGGCCTGTTCCGACTGCGCACGCTCGCGCTGCTGCTGGCGCTGCAATTGCTGCGCGGCTAGATCGGTCGGCGACTGGGCGCGGGATGGGGTCATGCTGCACAGCACAAATATGCCGCATGACAGCTGGAAAAACGGCTTCATTTGTTGCCCTGTAGAATCATTAATTGCGAATTATATAGACGCAATTTCCATAGGGCAACCAAAAATGTTGCATGATACAGATATATTTTAGTTAGTACAAATATAATTGTATATTATAATTTTAATTCTCACCAATTCTCACATAACATTAATTGATATTATAACCAGCCCGAAATGTAATTAACAGTTAAGAACAAAACCCCGGGGTCAGGTCCGACATTCGGACAAAATTGAACCAAATTGAGACCGCACAGCTCGATGTTTGGCGAAAAAGCTAACATCAGGGGATGACCCGACCTCTCCGACTAGAATTTGCAGGCGCCCTCTATCATGTAACGTCCAGGGGTGACCGAAAGACCGCGATCTTTCTGGACGATCTCGACCGCGCGCGGTGGATGTCGATCCTCGATCTCGTGTGTGCCCGCTACAACTTCTCGATCCTGGGATTTTGTCAAATGACAAACCACTACCATCTGATCCTGGAAACGGCCGATGGCAATCTGTCATGCGGCATGCGGCATCTCAACGGCTTGTACTCGCAATATTTCAATCGTCGTCACGGACTTGTCGGGCACCTGTTTCAAGGTCGCTACAAAGCGATTTTGGTGCAGCGCGAGAGATATCTACTGGAACTGACGCGATACGTGGTGTTGAATCCGGTGCGCGCAGGCTTCGTGACGTCCCCGGATGCCTGGCGGTGGAGCAGTCACGCTTGCGTCATGGGAACCGTCCCGGCCCGCGCCTGGCTCGACACGGCCGCCACATTGCGGCAGTTTGGAACGGAGCGGGCGTCGGCGGTGGAAGCGTATCTCCGCTTCGTCATGGAAGGAATTGGCTGCGAGAGCCCGCTTAAAAACATCAGGCATCAATTGCTGCTTGGCGACGACGCCTTCGTGGCCGAGCCTTCGAATACCACGCCGCACGAGAAATTTCCCGCCATCGCCAAAACACAGCGCCGCGCCGTGAGCCTATCCCTGGAGGAATATCAGGTGCGCTATCCAGACCGGGATGAGGCCATGGCGCACGCCTACCACTGCACCGCTTACACGATGGAACAGATCGCCGCCCACTTCGGTGTTTCGTCGAAGACAGTGAGCAGAGCGGTGAACGCGCTCGGACCGATCAGCTCGTGTCCGAATGTCGGACCTGACCCCGGGGGTTAGTGGCCGCCGCCGAGGTAGGCAGCGATCACCTTGGGATCCGTTTTCAGGCTCTCGGCCGGGCCGTGGACGGAGATGCTGCCGTTTTCCAGCACGTAGCCGTAGTCGGCCACGTTCAGCGCGGCGGCGGCGAATTGCTCGACCAGCAGCATCGTCACGCCCTCGGACTTCAGCCGCATAATGATGCGGAAGACCTCCTCGACCAATATCGGCGCCAATCCCATCGACGGCTCGTCGAGCAGCACCACGTCCGGGTTGAGCATGATGGCGCGCGCCATCGCCAGCATTTGCTGCTCGCCGCCGGACAGGGTGCCGGCCAGCTGCCCTTGCCGCTCCTTCAGGCGCGGGAACAGCTCCAGCGCCTTTTCCAGGTCATGTTTGATGAAGCCCTTGGGCCGGGCGCCGGTGAAGCGAGGGAAGGCGCCGAGCAGCAGGTTGTCCGTCACCGTCATCGAGGCGAACACGCGCCGCCCCTCCGGCGAATGCGCCAGGCCGGCGCGGGCGATCCGGTGCGAGTCGAAACCGGTGATGTCCTTGCCGTCCAGCGTGACCTTGCCGCCCTTCGGTTTGATCATGCCGGAGATGGCGCGCATGGTGGTGGTTTTGCCGGCGCCGTTGGAGCCGATCAGGGTCACCAGCTTGCCCTTGGGGACGTCCAGCGAGATGCCGTGCAGGACTTCGACTTTGCCGTAGGCGGCGTGCAGATTGGAGATCGATAGCATGTCTGTCCTCGATTAGTGTACGACCGGTGCCGCCGGCGCCGCCGTGCCGCCGTGTTCTTCGCTGCTGCCGCCCAGGTAGGCCTCGATCACTTTCGGATCGCTTTGCACCGCCGCCGGCGCGCCCTCGGCGATCTTCTGGCCGAAGTCCAGCACCGTGACGGTGTCGGACAGCGCCATCACCACGTCCATGTGGTGCTCGATCAGAATGATGGTGATGCCGTGGTCGCGGATCTTGCGGATGATCGCCATCAGCTCCTTGATGTCCGGCGCGGTCAGGCCGGCGGCCGGTTCGTCCAGCAGCAGCAGGCGCGGACTGAGTCCGAGCGCGCGGCCGATCTCCAGCAGCCGCTGTTTGCCGTAAGGGAGGTTGCGCGCTTCCTCGTTGGCCATCGGCGTCAGGCCGACAAACTCCAATATGCTGGCGGCGCGGTCGCGCGCGGCGCGCTCCTCGCGCTTGTAGCGCGGCGTTTGCAGCATCACATCCAGCACATTCGACTTGAAGGTGTTGTGCAGCCCTACCAGCACGTTCTCGGTGGCCGTCATCTCGCCGAACAGCTGCACGTTCTGGAAGGTGCGCGCGACCCCGCCCAGTGCGATCTGCGACGGCGTGCGGCCCGAGATCACCGCGCCGGAGAACTTCACCTGCCCGGCGGTCGGCTTGTAGATCCCGGTCAGCACGTTCATCATCGTGCTCTTGCCCGAGCCATTGGGGCCGATCAAGCCGTGCACCGAGCCCTGGATCACATGCATGTCGACCTGGTTGAGCGCTTTGAGGCCGCCGAACTGCATCAGGATCTGATTCACGTCGAGCAGCGTTTCGCCGGCGTTGCCGCCCTTGGCGCGCGCGAACGCTTCCGCGCCGCTGGCCTCCACCGCCTTGGCGTGCACCGCTCCCCTGCCCAGCAAGCTTTTGAGGAAGCCGACGATGCCGTCCTGCAGATAGTAGACGACGAACAGCGTCATCAAGCCGAAGATGGTCAGGCGCCAGTCGACGATGTTCTCCAGTTTGAACGAGAAGGCGGCCATGCCGATCGTCGCCACCAGCGGCACCAGCACGCCGCGCAGGGTGGCACGCTTCTTCGCCAGCATGAACGCCGAACCGATCACCCCCAGCACGGCGGCGATGACGGCGATCTTGCGGAACAATTCGATGTCCGCCAAAAGGCTGGGCAGCATGACGACGATCAGCGCGCCGATCAGCGCCCCCGAGCGGGTCTTGCGGCCGCCCATGATCACGGCCAGCAGGAACAGGATGGTCAGTTCGAAGTTGTAGGTATTGGGCGAGATGTACTCCTCCGAGTACGCGTACAGGCTGCCCGCCAGCCCTGCGAATCCGGCGCTGATGATGAAGGCGTAGACCTTGTAGCGGTAGACCGAAACGCCCATGCAGTCCGAGGCGATCGGGCTGTCGCGCAGCGCTTCGAAGGCGCGGCCAAGGTTGGACTTCAATATCCGGTGCACGACGATCAGCGAGACCACCATCAGCGCGGCGCACATGTAGTAATACTCGACTTCATCCAGCTTGTGGCCGAAGATCTCAGGCTTGGACAGCTTTAGTCCCATGGGCCCTTCGGTCAGGAAGGTCATCTCGTTGATCAGGATCTGGATGATGGTGCCGAAGGCCAGCGTCACCATCGCCAGATAAGGTCCCGTCACGCGCAAGGCCGGCAGCGCCAGCACGGCGCCGAACAGCGCCGCTCCCAGCACGCTGGCGGGAATCGCGATCCAGAACGGCGCGCCCAGTTTGAACACCAGCACCCCGGTGACATAGGAGCCGATGCCGAACAAGCCGGCGTGGCCGAGCGACACCTGCCCGGTGTAGCCGACCACGATATCGAGCCCGAACAGCAGGATCGCGTAAATCAAAATGGTTTCAAACAGATGGATGTAGTACGGGTTGGGGATCAGCACCGGATACAGCGCCAGCACCGCCAGACCCACCACGCTTGCCGCGACGATCGTCTTGTTCATGGGTCAGACCTTTTTAATGGCGGCTTTGCCGAACAGGCCGGACGGCTTGATCGCGAGTACAAGGAGCAGCAGCAGCAATCCCGGCACGTCCTTGTAGCCGGTCGAGATGTAGTAGCCGGCCGTCGTTTCCGTGATACCCAACAGGAGGCCGCCGACGATGGCGCCGACACCGGAGGTCAGCCCGCCGATGATGGCGACGGCGAAGGCCTTGAGGCCGAGCGAGGCGCCCATGGTGGCGCCGGTCAGGGTCAGCGGCGCCACCAGCACGCCGGCGAAGGCGGCGGTGGCCGACGACAGCGCGTACGAGAAGGTGATCACCATGCTGGTGTTGATGCCCATCAGCCCGGCCGCGTCGCGGTCGTTGGAGGTGGCGACGACGGCTTTGCCGTAGATCGATTTGCGGTTGAAGATTTCGACCGCCGCCATGATGGCCAGCGCGCCGACGATCACCGCCACCTGCATCGGCTGCACGTTGGCGCCGAAGATCTGGAACGGTGTGGAGCTGAGCGGCGACGGGAACGTGAGGTCGTCCTTGCCCCAGATGTTCTCCGCGACGTTCTTGAAGATGATGGCCAGCGCGATGGTCGACATGATCCAGCCGAATTCCGACTTGATCTTGATTGCCGGCCGCACGCCTATCCATTCGACGAACATGCCTTGCAGGGCGCCGAAGATGATCACCAGGGGGATCATCAGCAGATAACTCATATAAGGACCGCCGTGGATGGTGCCGACCAGGCTAAGGCCGACCAGCGCGCCGAGCATCAGCGATTCACCCTGGCCGAAGTTGAGCGTGCCGGAGGTGGCGAACGTGAGCTGGTAGCCGAACGCGATGACGGCATAGATCATGCCGAGCGCGATGCCGCTGAAGACGAGTTGTAACAGGATTTCCATGATGTCCACCACGGTGAGAACACGAGAAAAAGGCCAGCCTTGAACGCTCAAGACTGGCCGGTGACGATGCGTCGCCTTAATTACCTCACTTGACCGGAATGACTTTGCCGTCCTTGACCTCACCGAAGACGGTGATGTCGGCGGTGATGGCCTCGTGGTTATCCTTGCTGAATGGCTTGCTGTACGACGTGACGACGCCGTCGATCTTCTCGTTGAGGTTTTCCAGCGCGGCCTTGATCTTGGGTCCTTCGGTGGAATTGGCCTGCTTGATGGCGGCGGCCAGCAGGAAGATCGAATCGTAGCCCTGGGCGGCCGACACCGGCGACGGCATGCGCCCGCCCGGTGGATTGTAGGCCTTCACGTAGGCGTCGATGAAGGCTTTGCGCTTGGGCGTGGTGGCCTCCTGGATGAAGGTTTGCGGCATGCGGGTGCCGTTGCCGTTCTTGCCGGCGTTGTCGATGAAGTTCCCCATCGACAGCGTCCAGCTGCCGATCATCGGTACTTTCCAGTTCAGCTTTTCCATGCCGTTGGCGATCTGCGCCAGCTCCGGGCCGATGCCGTAGGTGAGCACCACTTCGGCGCCGGCCTGCTTGGCCTTGAGCAGCTGGGCCGTCATGTCGACGTCCTTGATATTGTATTTTTCGGTGGCGACGGCCTTCATGCCCTTTTTATCGAGCGCCTTCTCCAGATCCTCGCGGCCCAGCTGGCCGTAGTTGGTGGAGTCGGCCAGGATGGCGACCTTCTTGAACTTGCGGTTG is part of the Oxalobacteraceae bacterium OTU3CAMAD1 genome and encodes:
- a CDS encoding ShlB/FhaC/HecB family hemolysin secretion/activation protein: MTPSRAQSPTDLAAQQLQRQQQRERAQSEQAEEKRPDVRLPRAPAVTGATYPADEKPCFPIREITLSGEGAARFAWALKAADDAVGRCLGSAGINTVIGKVQNALVAAGYVTTRVLAAPQDLLGGRLQLLVVPGRIRAIRFAAPADKAGPSWRNAVPASPGDILNLRDIEQALENFKRVPTAEADIDIVPGDLPGESDLLIKWRQALPVRLSLSADDSGGKSTGKYQGGATVSLDNVLGWHELMYFSANRDLPAGGAESEHGTRNYALHYSMPAGYWLLSLNASHYRYYQSIAGANQNYIYSGTSGNVDLKAARVLYRDAARKTTAALRLYQRRSNNFIDDTEVQVQRRQMGGYELSLSHKEFVGEATLDGALTYKRGTHMFGTLAAPEEEFGDGTARPAIVSADASFTQPFALGAAKLQYQASWRGQWARDRLIPQDRFAIGGRYTVRGFDGESSLSADRGWLLRNELSWSVNGRNQLYLGLDHGEVGGERAALLAGTSLTGGGLGWRSQLGGAQIDVFIGRPIRKPERFRTASNTGGFSLNYQY
- a CDS encoding transposase; protein product: MTRPLRLEFAGALYHVTSRGDRKTAIFLDDLDRARWMSILDLVCARYNFSILGFCQMTNHYHLILETADGNLSCGMRHLNGLYSQYFNRRHGLVGHLFQGRYKAILVQRERYLLELTRYVVLNPVRAGFVTSPDAWRWSSHACVMGTVPARAWLDTAATLRQFGTERASAVEAYLRFVMEGIGCESPLKNIRHQLLLGDDAFVAEPSNTTPHEKFPAIAKTQRRAVSLSLEEYQVRYPDRDEAMAHAYHCTAYTMEQIAAHFGVSSKTVSRAVNALGPISSCPNVGPDPGG
- a CDS encoding ABC transporter ATP-binding protein, with the protein product MLSISNLHAAYGKVEVLHGISLDVPKGKLVTLIGSNGAGKTTTMRAISGMIKPKGGKVTLDGKDITGFDSHRIARAGLAHSPEGRRVFASMTVTDNLLLGAFPRFTGARPKGFIKHDLEKALELFPRLKERQGQLAGTLSGGEQQMLAMARAIMLNPDVVLLDEPSMGLAPILVEEVFRIIMRLKSEGVTMLLVEQFAAAALNVADYGYVLENGSISVHGPAESLKTDPKVIAAYLGGGH
- a CDS encoding branched-chain amino acid ABC transporter ATP-binding protein/permease, whose translation is MNKTIVAASVVGLAVLALYPVLIPNPYYIHLFETILIYAILLFGLDIVVGYTGQVSLGHAGLFGIGSYVTGVLVFKLGAPFWIAIPASVLGAALFGAVLALPALRVTGPYLAMVTLAFGTIIQILINEMTFLTEGPMGLKLSKPEIFGHKLDEVEYYYMCAALMVVSLIVVHRILKSNLGRAFEALRDSPIASDCMGVSVYRYKVYAFIISAGFAGLAGSLYAYSEEYISPNTYNFELTILFLLAVIMGGRKTRSGALIGALIVVMLPSLLADIELFRKIAVIAAVLGVIGSAFMLAKKRATLRGVLVPLVATIGMAAFSFKLENIVDWRLTIFGLMTLFVVYYLQDGIVGFLKSLLGRGAVHAKAVEASGAEAFARAKGGNAGETLLDVNQILMQFGGLKALNQVDMHVIQGSVHGLIGPNGSGKSTMMNVLTGIYKPTAGQVKFSGAVISGRTPSQIALGGVARTFQNVQLFGEMTATENVLVGLHNTFKSNVLDVMLQTPRYKREERAARDRAASILEFVGLTPMANEEARNLPYGKQRLLEIGRALGLSPRLLLLDEPAAGLTAPDIKELMAIIRKIRDHGITIILIEHHMDVVMALSDTVTVLDFGQKIAEGAPAAVQSDPKVIEAYLGGSSEEHGGTAAPAAPVVH
- a CDS encoding branched-chain amino acid ABC transporter permease, with product MEILLQLVFSGIALGMIYAVIAFGYQLTFATSGTLNFGQGESLMLGALVGLSLVGTIHGGPYMSYLLMIPLVIIFGALQGMFVEWIGVRPAIKIKSEFGWIMSTIALAIIFKNVAENIWGKDDLTFPSPLSSTPFQIFGANVQPMQVAVIVGALAIMAAVEIFNRKSIYGKAVVATSNDRDAAGLMGINTSMVITFSYALSSATAAFAGVLVAPLTLTGATMGASLGLKAFAVAIIGGLTSGVGAIVGGLLLGITETTAGYYISTGYKDVPGLLLLLLVLAIKPSGLFGKAAIKKV
- a CDS encoding ABC transporter substrate-binding protein — protein: MDFKLNLLAAALVLGFSSSAMAADPIKIGVAGPFTGGSAPMGVSMRDGVKLAVADINAKGGVLGRQLQIVERDDEAKPERGVQIAQELINKEKVVATVGYINTGVALASQRFYQEAKIPVMNNVATGSIITKQFADKPENYIFRNAANDQIQSQMIIQEAVDNRKFKKVAILADSTNYGQLGREDLEKALDKKGMKAVATEKYNIKDVDMTAQLLKAKQAGAEVVLTYGIGPELAQIANGMEKLNWKVPMIGSWTLSMGNFIDNAGKNGNGTRMPQTFIQEATTPKRKAFIDAYVKAYNPPGGRMPSPVSAAQGYDSIFLLAAAIKQANSTEGPKIKAALENLNEKIDGVVTSYSKPFSKDNHEAITADITVFGEVKDGKVIPVK